Proteins encoded within one genomic window of Lactococcus garvieae:
- a CDS encoding APC family permease, protein MNIFRKRVIQEKSEMKRTLNSMDLTLLGLGSMVGAGIFTFTGMGAALIAGPSLVISIIIAGIAVGLSALIFAEFASRIPSHGGPYGYIYAIFGEFPAWIVGWLLAIEFFTTIALVAKSWSGYFKGLIHLQLPDSLSGPVRYIPTVSIDLIPMLVVAAVTIMVFLNARAVSRLNNILVVLKFSALIIFVIVGLFYLEPANWSNFAPFGVGTLIGGETGILPGASMLFIAFIGYETVSTAVDEAESPRRNIPYGVISSLFVAVIFYVIVTLVLTGTVPYYKLNVTNSIAFALTYLGVGWASTYISVIAVVTLLSVAITMSYALSRLLYSMSRDGLLPKRFSKISNKYHTPINATLAIGSISTLIAGLVPMSVLTQFLSLSTLLYLIILAVALLKLRKQQGLPQVNEFKTPLVPFLPILSIVVNGFLIVHYHAQIWLFLVGLIVLASIFYFTYSYRHSKLEN, encoded by the coding sequence ATGAATATATTTCGTAAAAGAGTAATACAAGAAAAAAGTGAAATGAAACGTACTCTTAATTCTATGGATCTAACCCTACTAGGATTAGGCTCCATGGTTGGAGCAGGTATCTTTACTTTTACAGGTATGGGCGCTGCGCTGATTGCAGGTCCTTCACTGGTTATTTCCATTATTATTGCAGGGATTGCGGTAGGGCTGTCTGCGTTAATTTTTGCGGAGTTTGCTTCACGTATTCCAAGCCATGGCGGCCCATATGGCTACATCTATGCTATTTTTGGTGAATTTCCTGCATGGATAGTAGGTTGGCTTTTAGCTATAGAATTCTTTACAACAATCGCTTTGGTAGCTAAATCATGGAGTGGTTATTTTAAAGGTTTGATTCATTTGCAACTTCCTGATAGTCTAAGTGGGCCAGTACGTTATATACCAACGGTGTCTATTGATTTAATCCCTATGCTTGTGGTTGCGGCAGTGACTATTATGGTTTTTCTGAATGCTAGGGCTGTTTCACGTTTGAACAATATATTGGTTGTTTTGAAGTTTTCGGCGTTAATCATCTTTGTAATCGTGGGTCTTTTCTATCTAGAGCCAGCAAACTGGTCTAACTTTGCTCCATTTGGGGTAGGGACATTAATAGGTGGAGAAACGGGAATTCTACCCGGCGCCTCAATGCTCTTCATTGCCTTTATTGGTTATGAAACAGTATCTACAGCTGTTGATGAAGCAGAAAGTCCAAGACGCAATATTCCTTATGGGGTTATTAGTTCGCTATTTGTTGCTGTGATCTTTTATGTAATTGTAACTTTAGTTCTTACCGGAACTGTGCCATATTATAAGCTAAACGTCACAAATTCCATTGCTTTTGCATTGACCTATTTAGGAGTAGGCTGGGCCTCGACATATATTTCAGTTATTGCTGTGGTAACCTTGCTCAGTGTGGCGATTACAATGTCGTATGCTTTATCCCGGTTACTTTATTCCATGAGTCGTGACGGACTTTTGCCAAAAAGGTTCAGTAAAATATCTAATAAATACCATACACCGATTAATGCGACACTGGCTATTGGCAGTATTTCAACACTTATTGCAGGGTTAGTTCCCATGTCAGTTTTGACACAGTTTTTAAGTTTGTCTACCTTACTTTATTTAATTATTTTAGCTGTCGCTTTACTGAAGCTACGTAAACAGCAAGGATTACCACAAGTGAATGAATTTAAAACACCTTTGGTACCTTTCTTGCCAATCTTATCAATTGTGGTTAATGGATTTTTGATTGTCCACTATCATGCCCAAATTTGGTTGTTTCTCGTGGGTTTAATAGTGCTTGCCTCTATCTTTTACTTTACTTATAGTTATCGACATTCTAAACTTGAAAATTAA
- the rpsL gene encoding 30S ribosomal protein S12 — MPTINQLVRKGRHSKVEKSNSPALNIGYNSRKKLQTKVASPQKRGVATRVGTMTPKKPNSALRKFARVRLSNLIEVTAYIPGIGHNLQEHSVVLLRGGRVKDLPGVRYHIVRGALDTAGVTDRKQSRSKYGTKKPKA, encoded by the coding sequence ATGCCTACTATTAACCAATTGGTGCGTAAAGGTCGTCACTCTAAAGTGGAAAAATCTAACTCACCTGCATTGAACATCGGCTACAACAGTCGTAAAAAACTCCAAACTAAAGTAGCAAGCCCACAAAAACGTGGTGTTGCAACTCGTGTTGGAACAATGACTCCGAAAAAACCTAACTCAGCGCTTCGTAAATTCGCGCGTGTACGTTTATCTAACCTTATCGAGGTTACAGCATACATCCCAGGTATCGGTCACAACTTGCAAGAACACAGCGTAGTACTTCTTCGTGGTGGTCGTGTAAAAGACTTGCCAGGGGTACGTTACCACATCGTTCGTGGTGCACTCGATACAGCTGGTGTAACAGATCGTAAACAAAGCCGTTCTAAATACGGTACTAAAAAACCAAAAGCGTAA
- a CDS encoding GRP family sugar transporter encodes MEGILLALVPMFAWGSIGFVSNKIGGTAKQQTLGMTFGAFVFALIVFLIRLPQLSLPIFIIGLVGGFIWAIGQSGQFHAMKYIGVSVAGPLSAGSQLVLAALIGVFVFHEWTQSIQYTLGFIAIWALVIGFYFSAKRDPENNITVEKHHSVRGLLSLTYSTLAYVFYVILFNNLSVLWFDVHFDTLTIIFPMSIGMVIGAFVLSGGDIKIEAVVFKNIFVGLMWGVGNIFMLLAASMAGNAIAFSFSQLGVIISTIGGILFLGERKTKKELIYITIGTLLFIIGAILLAIVKSKGINN; translated from the coding sequence ATGGAGGGAATTTTACTTGCTCTAGTTCCGATGTTTGCTTGGGGATCTATTGGTTTTGTGTCTAACAAGATAGGAGGCACGGCTAAGCAACAGACTTTAGGCATGACTTTTGGAGCATTCGTCTTTGCATTAATTGTATTTTTGATTCGTCTGCCACAGTTAAGTCTACCTATTTTTATTATCGGTCTAGTTGGGGGCTTTATTTGGGCGATTGGGCAAAGTGGCCAGTTTCATGCAATGAAATATATTGGAGTATCTGTTGCAGGACCTTTGTCAGCAGGTTCTCAACTTGTTCTAGCAGCTCTGATTGGAGTCTTTGTTTTTCACGAGTGGACCCAAAGTATTCAATATACACTAGGCTTCATTGCTATTTGGGCTTTAGTTATTGGCTTTTATTTCTCAGCTAAACGTGATCCAGAAAATAACATTACTGTCGAAAAGCACCACTCTGTACGCGGTCTCCTCAGTCTCACTTATTCTACCTTAGCTTATGTTTTTTATGTTATTTTATTTAATAATTTGTCAGTTCTTTGGTTTGACGTACATTTTGATACATTAACAATTATATTTCCCATGTCTATTGGTATGGTTATCGGCGCCTTTGTTTTATCCGGTGGTGATATTAAAATAGAAGCAGTTGTTTTTAAAAATATTTTTGTGGGTTTGATGTGGGGTGTGGGAAATATATTTATGCTTCTTGCAGCCTCCATGGCTGGCAATGCTATTGCTTTTTCTTTCTCTCAACTGGGTGTAATTATTTCGACAATTGGTGGGATACTCTTTTTAGGGGAGCGAAAAACCAAAAAAGAGTTGATTTACATTACCATAGGCACTCTATTATTTATTATTGGGGCGATTTTATTAGCTATAGTAAAATCAAAAGGAATTAATAACTAA
- a CDS encoding OPT/YSL family transporter, translating to MKKLSKTAYGGVAGKDYLPYEDGRKKSAGNPVVIIIGIILAILFAASTAYSGMRAGLTVAAGIPGAILGSGLLSIFIRKNNFLMKNILQSMATGGESIASGLIFVLPAVILIGQQVTFFEGVIVGVSAVLVSLGILSFVQDYLLVEEHGTLVYPEAMAISETLVASSTGGNSLKYMGIGFGVGGLITAFTSAVFGVVNNVVSYTNETFYKWKLEIEVNPMLAAIGFIVGLEVAVMMFAGSILANFGIAPLIGYFSEMAGGGHNVWNDPSTTIQAMNFAAISGSYVKYIGAGMMISGGMIGALRLIPTIINSVKATLDGRKNAEAGERDSLGIFAILIGVVATFVVGFIISGGNIAMTFLAGILSIVLSMLFIIVAGRLTGTIGTSNLPVSGMTIASLVILTLVFLTMGWTSSADLKSLLLFGTFIVVAISVAGGYTQAQKVTFITGGNKYEVRRFFLVAAVLGVVVVTGVIVLLRDQLALTGDAAQFALPQANLMATLTDGIIGGELPWHMIIAGIVFGIILYMIKVPVMTFAIGFYLPISTTSIILIGALVRVLVEILGKKDTEAVKEERMSSGVSLSSGLVAGASIIGLLGIILQVSGVVTPGAPTGFLGSNSMAWVLMVVLIIAIVAPLMAIKKAPVAEKTDE from the coding sequence ATGAAAAAATTGTCTAAGACCGCTTATGGCGGCGTTGCAGGGAAAGATTATCTCCCCTATGAAGATGGTCGTAAAAAGAGTGCCGGCAACCCAGTTGTTATTATTATTGGTATTATTTTGGCTATTCTCTTTGCAGCATCTACAGCATACTCAGGAATGCGCGCTGGTTTAACAGTAGCCGCAGGTATCCCGGGTGCTATTCTCGGATCAGGACTTTTGTCAATTTTTATCCGAAAAAATAACTTCCTTATGAAGAATATCCTCCAGTCAATGGCGACTGGTGGTGAGTCTATTGCCTCAGGACTTATCTTTGTGTTACCAGCAGTTATCCTTATCGGACAACAAGTCACTTTCTTTGAAGGTGTTATTGTGGGTGTATCTGCGGTTCTTGTGTCACTTGGTATTTTGTCATTTGTACAAGATTACCTTTTGGTTGAAGAACACGGTACACTTGTTTACCCAGAAGCCATGGCTATCTCTGAGACACTTGTTGCATCGTCAACAGGTGGTAACTCTCTTAAATATATGGGTATCGGTTTTGGTGTTGGTGGTCTTATTACAGCATTTACATCAGCAGTTTTCGGTGTTGTTAACAACGTGGTGAGCTACACAAATGAAACATTCTATAAATGGAAACTTGAAATTGAAGTAAATCCTATGCTTGCCGCTATCGGATTTATCGTTGGACTTGAAGTTGCCGTAATGATGTTTGCGGGTTCAATCCTTGCCAACTTTGGTATTGCTCCATTGATCGGTTACTTCTCAGAGATGGCAGGAGGAGGACATAACGTTTGGAATGATCCTTCAACTACAATCCAAGCTATGAATTTTGCTGCTATTTCTGGATCATATGTAAAATACATCGGTGCTGGGATGATGATTTCTGGTGGTATGATTGGTGCCCTTCGTCTTATTCCAACAATCATTAACTCTGTAAAAGCAACCCTCGATGGGCGTAAAAATGCTGAAGCAGGTGAGCGTGATTCACTTGGTATCTTTGCAATCCTCATTGGTGTTGTTGCAACATTTGTTGTTGGCTTCATTATCTCAGGTGGAAATATCGCAATGACTTTCCTTGCCGGGATTTTGTCTATCGTCCTTTCAATGTTGTTCATCATCGTTGCAGGTCGTTTAACTGGTACAATCGGTACTTCTAACTTACCAGTTTCTGGTATGACCATCGCTTCACTCGTTATCTTAACTCTTGTTTTCTTGACAATGGGTTGGACATCAAGTGCAGACCTTAAATCACTCTTGCTCTTCGGTACTTTCATCGTCGTAGCAATCTCTGTAGCTGGTGGTTACACACAAGCTCAAAAAGTTACCTTCATCACTGGTGGTAATAAATATGAAGTTCGTCGTTTCTTCCTTGTTGCTGCCGTACTTGGTGTAGTTGTTGTAACTGGTGTTATTGTATTGCTTCGCGATCAATTAGCTTTAACTGGTGATGCTGCACAATTTGCCTTGCCACAAGCAAACTTGATGGCAACTTTAACTGATGGTATCATCGGTGGAGAACTCCCATGGCACATGATCATTGCAGGTATTGTCTTCGGTATTATCCTTTACATGATTAAAGTTCCAGTAATGACTTTTGCGATTGGTTTCTACCTACCAATTTCAACAACATCAATCATCCTTATCGGTGCATTGGTGCGTGTACTCGTTGAAATTCTTGGTAAAAAAGATACAGAAGCTGTTAAAGAAGAACGTATGTCTTCAGGTGTATCTCTGTCATCTGGTTTAGTTGCAGGTGCCTCAATTATTGGTTTGTTGGGTATTATCCTACAAGTTTCAGGTGTTGTAACACCAGGAGCTCCTACAGGATTCCTCGGATCTAACAGTATGGCTTGGGTACTCATGGTTGTCTTAATCATTGCAATCGTAGCTCCTTTGATGGCTATCAAGAAAGCGCCGGTAGCTGAGAAAACAGATGAGTAA
- the rpsG gene encoding 30S ribosomal protein S7: MRKNRAPKREVLADPMYNSVVVTRLINRVMLDGKRGVSTNIVYGAFKQIEEATGNNPLEVFETAMENIMPVLEVRARRVGGSNYQVPVEVRPERRTTLGLRWLVTIARNRGEHTMQDRLAKEILDAANNTGAAVKKREDTHKMAEANRAFAHFRW, encoded by the coding sequence ATGCGTAAAAATCGTGCCCCAAAACGTGAAGTTTTGGCAGATCCAATGTACAACTCAGTAGTAGTAACACGTCTTATCAACCGCGTTATGCTTGATGGTAAACGTGGCGTTTCTACAAATATCGTTTACGGAGCTTTCAAACAAATTGAAGAAGCTACTGGAAACAACCCACTTGAAGTTTTCGAAACAGCTATGGAAAATATCATGCCTGTTCTTGAAGTTCGCGCTCGTCGTGTTGGTGGTTCTAACTATCAAGTCCCAGTTGAAGTTCGTCCAGAACGTCGTACAACTCTCGGACTCCGTTGGTTGGTAACAATCGCTCGTAACCGTGGAGAACACACTATGCAAGACCGTCTTGCAAAAGAAATTCTTGATGCTGCAAACAACACAGGTGCTGCAGTTAAGAAACGTGAAGACACACACAAAATGGCAGAAGCAAACCGTGCGTTCGCTCACTTCCGTTGGTAA
- a CDS encoding serine hydrolase: MKKFLTIFLALLLLLSPLTATNAYADSFSVAAKSSIAVDANSGKVLYSQNATDSSTRIASITKLLTAYLVYKSIDEKKISWDTKVPISDYAYNLTMNSNASNIPLAEGTEISVKDLLNALLLPSANSAAIALAEKIAGSEPKFVDMMMAQLKEWGITDAHLYSSSGLPNSELGENIYPGSNENDANTMSAQDVAIMCTHLIKDYPEILKITEKTELAFDKGGKSETTLSNTNQMLNGFTTTRAGVDGLKTGSTSFYVDCFAATTVQNGFRIITVVLESKDASEDNTTPFTLTNSLMNQVYASWTSAHIVDKEGAMDDLPSLPVQDGKKNSIDLVAGKDFSAVVPMKNGAADTSTISISFDKDPKTTVEAPIKKGEKLVQVTATQKDSLGYLPGFSGYQFPLIAKTNVERANVFTVMWNKFVRFVNEKL, from the coding sequence ATGAAAAAATTCCTGACAATATTTCTTGCCTTGTTGCTCTTATTATCTCCTTTGACAGCTACAAATGCTTATGCCGATAGTTTTTCTGTTGCTGCAAAATCTTCTATTGCTGTAGATGCGAATAGTGGAAAAGTCCTCTATAGTCAAAATGCTACTGATTCTAGCACACGCATTGCTTCCATCACAAAACTTTTGACTGCTTATCTGGTTTACAAAAGTATTGATGAGAAAAAAATTTCTTGGGATACGAAGGTTCCTATTTCTGACTATGCTTACAATCTTACGATGAACAGCAATGCAAGTAACATTCCTCTAGCTGAAGGAACAGAAATTAGCGTGAAGGATCTCCTTAATGCCCTCCTCTTACCTTCTGCCAACTCAGCAGCCATAGCTCTTGCAGAAAAAATTGCTGGATCTGAACCTAAATTTGTTGACATGATGATGGCTCAACTCAAAGAGTGGGGCATTACAGATGCACACCTCTACTCTTCTTCAGGCTTGCCTAATAGCGAACTCGGAGAGAATATTTATCCTGGTTCTAACGAAAATGATGCCAATACTATGAGTGCGCAAGATGTAGCTATCATGTGTACGCATTTAATAAAGGATTACCCTGAAATATTAAAAATTACGGAAAAAACTGAACTTGCTTTTGATAAAGGGGGGAAATCTGAGACGACATTATCAAATACCAATCAGATGCTAAATGGTTTTACTACGACACGGGCTGGCGTTGATGGTTTAAAAACAGGATCGACTTCATTTTACGTGGATTGTTTTGCTGCAACTACTGTGCAAAATGGTTTTCGAATTATTACTGTTGTTTTAGAAAGCAAAGATGCTTCTGAAGATAATACAACTCCTTTTACTTTAACGAATTCACTTATGAATCAAGTTTATGCTTCATGGACGAGTGCACATATTGTTGATAAAGAGGGTGCAATGGATGACTTGCCAAGTCTCCCAGTGCAGGATGGAAAGAAAAATTCTATAGATTTGGTTGCTGGAAAGGATTTTTCTGCGGTCGTCCCAATGAAAAATGGAGCAGCCGATACATCGACTATTTCTATTTCTTTTGATAAAGATCCCAAAACAACTGTGGAGGCCCCAATCAAGAAAGGCGAAAAATTAGTTCAAGTCACAGCAACCCAAAAAGACAGCTTAGGTTATCTGCCTGGGTTCTCTGGTTACCAGTTTCCACTTATTGCCAAAACAAATGTGGAACGCGCAAATGTCTTTACTGTTATGTGGAATAAATTTGTACGTTTTGTAAATGAAAAACTTTAA
- the dnaA gene encoding chromosomal replication initiator protein DnaA, translating into MTLQKEKKEFWTRVKELAKKNIKPQSYDFFIEPAQLLEIENDIATIIVGAKFHKDFWRSQEGLISTAGFEVFDRPIRFNLLSEEEVSEKLEEEMHEFDGLDEAPALATPEFTRLNPKYIFDNYIQGEGNKWAKAAAFAVADKPGDVYNPLFIYGGSGLGKTHLMHAIGNEILKDNPHSKVKYVSAETFVNDYVNATRKGQMAKFEETYRNLDILLLDDVQFFSDKEGTQNEFFNTFNTLHDRGAQIVLTSDRIPQELNKLEERLVTRFSWGLTTDITAPDYETRMAILQTKSESSNLEFPQETLSYIAGQIDSNVRELEGALNRVEFVAKTNNQTIVNIDTASEALRSLKSNTQQPLSNLTVKKIQDEVAKYYHVSTADLVGPKRPKEIAFPRQIAMYLIRELLALSLPAIGNEFGGRDHTTVMYAHKQITEKMKNDIDVQKDIDAIKRLFQ; encoded by the coding sequence ATGACTCTCCAAAAAGAAAAAAAAGAATTTTGGACGAGAGTAAAAGAATTAGCGAAAAAAAATATCAAACCGCAGTCTTATGATTTTTTTATTGAGCCCGCTCAATTGTTAGAAATCGAAAATGATATTGCCACCATTATTGTAGGAGCAAAATTTCATAAGGATTTTTGGCGTAGTCAGGAAGGCTTGATTAGCACGGCTGGGTTTGAAGTATTTGATCGTCCAATTCGTTTCAATTTACTTTCAGAAGAAGAAGTTTCAGAAAAGCTTGAAGAAGAAATGCATGAATTCGATGGTCTTGACGAGGCTCCCGCGCTTGCAACTCCTGAATTCACAAGGTTAAATCCAAAGTACATCTTTGATAATTATATTCAAGGTGAAGGTAACAAATGGGCAAAAGCTGCGGCTTTTGCTGTTGCTGATAAACCTGGTGATGTCTATAATCCGCTCTTTATCTATGGCGGGTCAGGACTTGGCAAGACACATTTGATGCATGCTATTGGCAATGAAATCCTCAAGGATAATCCTCATTCTAAAGTCAAATATGTATCTGCCGAAACTTTTGTCAATGATTATGTTAATGCAACACGTAAAGGGCAAATGGCAAAGTTTGAAGAAACATATCGCAATCTAGATATACTTCTCCTTGACGATGTACAGTTCTTTAGTGACAAAGAGGGAACGCAAAACGAGTTTTTCAATACTTTTAATACGCTTCATGACCGTGGAGCGCAAATCGTGTTGACTTCAGACCGCATCCCACAGGAATTAAATAAACTTGAAGAACGTTTAGTTACTCGCTTCTCTTGGGGCTTGACTACTGATATTACTGCGCCAGATTACGAAACGCGTATGGCTATTTTACAAACTAAATCGGAAAGCAGTAATCTCGAGTTTCCTCAAGAAACGCTTAGCTATATTGCTGGTCAGATTGACTCCAACGTTCGAGAGCTTGAAGGTGCTTTGAATCGAGTAGAGTTTGTTGCAAAAACAAATAATCAAACTATTGTTAATATTGACACTGCAAGTGAAGCATTACGTTCTTTGAAGAGTAACACGCAACAGCCGTTATCTAATCTGACAGTCAAAAAAATTCAAGATGAAGTTGCCAAATACTACCATGTATCAACGGCGGATTTGGTGGGGCCTAAACGCCCTAAGGAAATTGCATTTCCGAGGCAAATTGCTATGTATTTAATTCGGGAACTCTTAGCTCTTAGCCTTCCAGCAATTGGAAATGAGTTTGGCGGGCGTGACCATACGACAGTCATGTATGCTCATAAACAAATTACTGAGAAAATGAAGAATGATATTGATGTTCAAAAGGACATTGATGCTATTAAGCGTCTCTTCCAATAA
- a CDS encoding TIGR01212 family radical SAM protein (This family includes YhcC from E. coli K-12, an uncharacterized radical SAM protein.), which yields MLKRYTTWNEYLRGTFGEKIFKVPIDAGFDCPNRDGTVAHGGCTFCTVSGSGDLILEPDAPIAEQFRVEVEAFHKKWPGVKKYIVYFQNFTNTHAPVEVLRERFEEAVNQPDVVGISIGTRPDCLPPDVIDYLAELNERMEVWIDLGLQTTFEETSDLINRAHDYQTYTDAVARLREHDINVCVHLINGLPGETHDMMLENVRRMILDSDIQGVKLHLLHLMKNTRLQRDYHDGRLQLLSQEEYVNIICDQLEMIPKEIVIHRLTGDAPRDSLIGPMWSLKKWEVLNSIDQEMERRGSIQGCKDIRKVEPTTYD from the coding sequence ATGCTAAAAAGATATACAACTTGGAATGAATATTTAAGAGGGACTTTTGGAGAGAAAATTTTTAAAGTTCCTATTGATGCAGGATTTGATTGTCCGAATAGAGATGGTACTGTAGCGCATGGAGGATGTACTTTTTGTACGGTCTCTGGTTCTGGTGATTTGATTTTAGAACCTGATGCCCCGATTGCTGAGCAATTTCGTGTCGAAGTTGAAGCTTTTCATAAAAAATGGCCCGGTGTCAAGAAATATATTGTATATTTTCAAAATTTTACTAATACACATGCGCCTGTCGAAGTTTTACGTGAGCGATTCGAAGAAGCGGTCAACCAGCCCGATGTGGTGGGCATCTCTATAGGTACACGACCCGACTGTCTTCCTCCTGATGTGATCGATTATTTAGCCGAACTTAACGAGCGAATGGAGGTCTGGATTGATTTAGGCTTACAGACTACATTTGAAGAAACAAGTGATTTGATTAATAGAGCACATGATTACCAAACTTATACAGATGCTGTTGCTCGTTTGCGTGAACATGATATCAATGTTTGTGTGCATTTGATTAATGGACTACCTGGAGAAACACACGACATGATGCTAGAAAATGTTCGTCGTATGATTTTAGACTCTGATATACAGGGAGTCAAATTGCATTTATTGCATTTAATGAAAAATACTCGTTTGCAGCGGGATTACCATGATGGACGTTTACAGCTTCTTTCTCAAGAAGAATATGTGAACATTATTTGCGATCAACTTGAAATGATACCTAAGGAAATCGTTATTCATCGTCTTACAGGTGATGCACCTCGTGATTCTTTAATTGGACCCATGTGGTCTCTTAAGAAATGGGAAGTTTTAAATTCTATTGATCAGGAGATGGAGCGCCGCGGCTCAATTCAAGGATGTAAAGATATCAGAAAAGTGGAGCCTACCACATATGATTAA
- a CDS encoding ParB/RepB/Spo0J family partition protein produces the protein MDEKIYQLKIEEISKNPYQPRKNFNQDKLNELAKSIEASGILQPLIVRKSNLLGYELLAGERRLRAAKLAKLDKVPAIIRSYSDDDMMVLSILENLQRDNMDPLDEAESVKKIIEKSSMTHEEVARHLGKSRSYISNLLRILKLPRPVLLLLEDKKLTLAHARTLLAEENEEKQITLANRTVADKLNVRQLENIIYKKNNDKKNGSKKSIYIEKKEKEITKNLGISNKISFNQSKQQGKIELQFDNLEKLEEVIEILTKSSQ, from the coding sequence ATGGATGAAAAAATTTATCAGTTAAAAATAGAGGAAATAAGTAAAAACCCATATCAGCCTCGTAAAAATTTCAACCAAGATAAGTTGAATGAGCTAGCTAAGTCTATAGAAGCAAGTGGTATACTTCAACCTCTAATAGTACGTAAAAGTAATCTACTAGGTTATGAGTTACTTGCAGGAGAGCGACGATTGCGTGCAGCAAAATTAGCAAAATTAGATAAAGTACCTGCAATTATTCGTTCATATTCAGATGATGATATGATGGTCCTCTCTATTTTAGAGAATCTTCAAAGAGATAATATGGATCCTTTGGATGAAGCTGAGAGCGTTAAAAAAATTATTGAAAAAAGCTCGATGACACATGAAGAAGTAGCTAGACATTTGGGGAAATCTCGTTCCTATATTTCAAATCTCCTTAGAATCTTAAAACTCCCCCGCCCTGTTCTTCTACTATTAGAAGATAAAAAATTAACTTTAGCTCATGCCAGAACCCTTCTTGCTGAGGAAAATGAAGAAAAGCAGATTACTTTAGCTAACAGAACAGTAGCCGATAAATTGAATGTTCGACAACTTGAGAATATTATTTATAAAAAAAACAATGATAAAAAAAATGGAAGTAAAAAAAGCATTTATATAGAAAAAAAGGAAAAAGAAATTACAAAAAATCTTGGTATCAGTAACAAAATTTCCTTTAATCAAAGTAAACAACAAGGAAAAATTGAACTACAATTTGATAACTTAGAAAAATTGGAAGAAGTCATAGAAATATTAACAAAAAGTTCACAGTAG
- a CDS encoding PqqD family protein has translation MSNKKKEEISDENLNMIFRKRDKVLFEWHEDRIRVYKDQKHWTQNLMRKIGAKIPQRTYMNLDEYGTVVFSMIDGKTTVKEIGEALSAQHEEASQQLYERLFLYLNHLESVERWIEIVEKEE, from the coding sequence ATGAGTAATAAGAAAAAAGAAGAAATTTCAGATGAAAATCTGAATATGATTTTCCGAAAAAGAGATAAAGTGCTCTTCGAATGGCATGAAGATCGAATTCGGGTTTATAAAGATCAAAAACATTGGACACAGAATCTTATGCGTAAGATAGGGGCTAAAATTCCTCAGAGAACGTATATGAACCTAGATGAATATGGTACAGTTGTTTTTAGCATGATTGATGGTAAGACTACTGTGAAGGAAATAGGGGAAGCACTGAGTGCTCAGCATGAGGAAGCTTCACAACAGTTATATGAACGCTTGTTCCTTTACCTTAATCATTTAGAGTCTGTTGAAAGATGGATTGAGATTGTTGAAAAAGAGGAGTAA
- a CDS encoding class I SAM-dependent methyltransferase gives MIKPIEMAHKMLSQIVKTGDIVIDATMGNGWDTVFLAELTNNVYAFDIQKEAIKSTEAMLSEKRLQAHLILDGHENIDKYVTQPVKAAIFNLGYLPRTDKSIITRPDTTLKALEILKKKLLPQGQIMIVIYYGHEGGQVEKDTVVSWASALPQAEWHVMKYEPMNQIHNPPFLICIEKR, from the coding sequence ATGATTAAACCGATTGAAATGGCACATAAGATGTTATCCCAAATTGTTAAGACTGGTGATATAGTGATTGATGCAACTATGGGTAACGGGTGGGATACAGTTTTTTTAGCAGAACTAACAAATAATGTTTATGCTTTTGACATTCAAAAAGAAGCTATCAAATCAACTGAAGCCATGTTGTCAGAAAAGAGATTACAAGCACATTTGATTTTGGATGGCCATGAAAACATTGATAAATATGTCACTCAACCCGTTAAAGCTGCTATTTTTAATTTAGGCTATTTACCTCGTACCGATAAGTCTATTATTACGCGTCCCGATACGACTTTGAAGGCTTTGGAAATTTTAAAGAAAAAACTACTTCCTCAAGGTCAGATTATGATTGTTATCTATTATGGACATGAGGGTGGTCAAGTTGAAAAAGATACAGTTGTGTCTTGGGCAAGTGCCCTTCCCCAAGCAGAATGGCATGTCATGAAATATGAACCGATGAATCAAATTCATAATCCTCCATTTTTAATTTGTATTGAGAAGAGATAA